Proteins encoded in a region of the Magallana gigas chromosome 8, xbMagGiga1.1, whole genome shotgun sequence genome:
- the LOC105345183 gene encoding transmembrane anterior posterior transformation protein 1 homolog — translation MENTQDINRKQHGAGDDDKNTTEKTTETKATRMSMMSFFTTELTRGYLLERDKAKFSERRERVYTFMKTPRELEKFLVYGFLQCLDAFLFYFTFLPVRIVLAFLKILTHPCGVLIPRCEILEPAQICDILKGVILVFCFLIVNYIDTSMMYHLVRGQAVIKLYVFYNMLDMADKLFSSFGQDILDSLFWTATEPKDRKREHIGVLPHLVIAIIYVVIHTLLILFQATVLLVAFNSHNKALLTVMMSNNFVEIKGSLFKKIDKGFLFHISCSDVKERFLYIVLLAIVFIRNMTEFSWDPQHVWVILPDAVMVFGAEILVDWVKHAFILKFNEIPADVYHSFSTRLAEDMVANRQSRAFIDYSDLVSRRMGFTPIPLAVLVLRICTKSFKVSGYTGLGILILLYLCLMTFKVFNSIVLLGKAYTLIEEKEKMEVDEQQNKKFDKQEFVIDPNSLEKFNQVYQKTSVKARFPSCAESNLSQSIPNIHEKCQETELRKFDSVMELPVTSHRKVDLHSDVLEEKQENGCNDTNVKEADLNVSHTQERQGVEADDSKLLGGHSEEKTIRRRTFGGESSEMEDPRSSSPNRKRLLSTESTV, via the exons ATGGAAAACACACAAGACATCAACCGTAAACAACATGGGGCTGGTGATGATGATAAAAATACAACGGAGAAAACGACGGAAACGAAAGCTACAC GAATGTCGATGATGAGCTTTTTTACAACCGAATTAACCAGAGGATATCTTCTAGAGCGGGACAAGGCAAAATTTTCTGAGAGGAGAGAACGAGTTTACACATTTATGAAAACTCCTAGAGAATTGGAAAAG TTCTTGGTATATGGGTTTCTCCAGTGTTTAGATGCAttccttttttatttcacattccTCCCAGTGAGAATTGTTCTGGCATTCCTGAAGATTTTAACACATCCTTGTGGTGTTCTTATACCAAG ATGTGAAATCTTGGAACCTGCCCAGATTTGTGATATTCTAAAGGGAGTTattctagttttttgttttcttattgtaaattatatTGATACCTCCATGATGTATCATCTTGTCAGAGGACAGGCAGTCATCAAACTGTATGTTTTCTACAACATGTTAGAC ATGGCTGACAAGCTGTTTTCAAGTTTTGGACAAGACATTTTGGACTCTTTGTTTTGGACAGCTACTGAGCCTAAAGACAGAAAGAGAGAACACATAGGAGTGCTTCCTCATCTAGTCATAGCCATCATTTATGTTG TCATACACACTCTGTTGATCTTATTCCAAGCCACAGTTCTGTTAGTGGCCTTCAACTCCCACAACAAAGCCTTGTTGACGGTTATGATGTCCAataat tttGTGGAAATAAAAGGAAGCCTctttaaaaagatagacaaaggATTCCTGTTTCACATTTCCTGCAGTGATGTAAAGGAGAGATTTCTATACATTGTACTTCTGGCAATAGTCTTCATAAGAAACATGACAGAGTTTTCCTGGGACCCTC aacatgTGTGGGTTATCCTTCCTGATGCTGTGATGGTGTTTGGGGCAGAGATCTTGGTGGATTGGGTTAAACATGCTTTTATTCTCAAGTTTAATGAGATACCAGCAGAT gTGTACCATTCCTTCTCTACCAGACTTGCTGAAGATATGGTGGCCAATAGGCAAAGCAGA GCCTTCATTGACTACTCGGACTTGGTATCCAGGAGGATGGGCTTTACACCGATACCACTGGCCGTCCTAGTGCTACGGATCTGTACGAAATCCTTCAAAGTGTCGGGCTACACAGGGCTAGGGATCCTTATTCTGCTCTACCTCTG TTTGATGACCTTCAAGGTGTTTAACAGTATTGTCCTGCTTGGAAAGGCCTACACACTCATAGAGGAAAAGGAAAAGATGGAGGTCGATGAACAACAGAACAAAAAGTTTGATAAACAAGAGTTTGTCATTGATCCAAATTCCCTAGAGAAATTTAACCAAGTGTATCAAAAAACTTCCGTGAAAGCCAGATTTCCTTCATGTGCTGAGTCAAACTTATCCCAATCTATTCCCAACATTCATGAGAAGTGTCAAGAAACAGAACTTAGAAAGTTTGACTCTGTGATGGAATTGCCAGTTACCAGTCATAGGAAAGTAGATTTACATTCAGACGTTTTAGAAGAAAAACAGGAAAATGGGTGCAATGATACAAATGTAAAGGAAGCTGATCTCAATGTTTCACATACACAGGAACGGCAAGGTGTAGAGGCAGATGATAGCAAGCTGTTGGGGGGTCACAGTGAGGAGAAGACAATTAGGAGGAGGACATTTGGAGGAGAGAGCAGTGAGATGGAGGACCCCCGCTCCTCTAGTCCCAACAGAAAGAGGCTGCTCAGTACCGAGAGTACAGTCTGA